A stretch of the Candidatus Methylopumilus planktonicus genome encodes the following:
- a CDS encoding P-II family nitrogen regulator, giving the protein MKKIEAVIKPFKLDEVREALSEIGINGITATEVKGFGRQKGHTELYRGAEYVIDFLPKIKLDIIVSDKMVKKVIEAISTAAHTGKIGDGKIFVSNIEEVVRIRTSETGESAI; this is encoded by the coding sequence ATGAAAAAAATTGAGGCAGTAATTAAACCGTTTAAATTAGACGAAGTAAGAGAGGCTCTTTCTGAAATTGGTATAAATGGAATTACAGCGACGGAAGTTAAGGGGTTTGGAAGACAAAAAGGCCACACTGAACTCTATAGGGGTGCAGAGTATGTAATTGACTTTTTACCCAAAATTAAATTAGACATTATTGTTTCAGACAAAATGGTTAAAAAAGTCATTGAAGCAATATCTACAGCAGCACATACCGGAAAAATTGGCGATGGGAAAATTTTTGTAAGTAATATTGAAGAGGTAGTGAGGATTAGAACTAGTGAAACGGGTGAATCTGCTATTTAA
- a CDS encoding NAD+ synthase, with protein MKIALAQINSFVGDIENNSILIIKRAREASKNGAELLITPELSLCGYPPEDLVLREDFLKACSKSMTRIAQALPSIKVIVGHPLKKGGKIYNAASLLFNGKIQGTYFKKILPNYGVFDENRYFEPGEKEFIFKHKSLKIGLLICEDAWSLSPSKLLKKKLVDVIIVINASPYEIEKYDARVKIITKLANETKSAVIYLNAIGGQDELIFDGGSFVVNKQAKLTHQLSFFKEETAIIDVFSKANINNTFYNKEAHLYEALKLGLRDYVVKNNFKSIFIGLSGGIDSALVLALANDVFDKRDITAVMMPSEFTAKISIIESRKMIKNIGVNYKEIDIQSIFKLFRETLSSEFKNKPFDTTEENLQARIRGVLLMALSNKFSGLVISTSNKSETAVGYTTLYGDMVGGFALLKDVPKTWVYKLAHYRNSISNIIPNEIIKRPPTAELRHGQLDQNSLPKYEILDKIIELYVEKDLDIASIVKKGFSSKNVNRVVKLINNNEFKRAQSPIGPKITHRAFGKDRRYPITFKH; from the coding sequence ATGAAAATAGCTCTAGCACAAATAAATTCGTTTGTTGGTGATATTGAAAACAACAGCATTCTTATTATTAAGCGAGCCAGAGAAGCTTCTAAAAACGGGGCTGAATTACTTATTACCCCTGAACTCTCTTTGTGCGGCTACCCTCCTGAAGATCTTGTCTTAAGAGAAGATTTTCTTAAAGCATGTTCAAAATCAATGACGAGGATTGCGCAAGCCTTACCTTCTATAAAAGTAATTGTTGGGCACCCATTAAAAAAAGGTGGCAAAATATACAATGCAGCATCATTACTTTTTAATGGAAAAATTCAAGGTACCTATTTTAAAAAAATTCTGCCTAATTATGGCGTATTTGATGAAAATAGATATTTTGAGCCAGGTGAAAAAGAATTTATTTTTAAACATAAGAGTTTAAAGATTGGTCTTCTTATTTGCGAAGATGCTTGGAGTCTTTCCCCAAGCAAATTACTTAAGAAAAAATTAGTTGATGTCATTATTGTAATTAATGCGTCCCCTTATGAAATAGAAAAATATGATGCTCGAGTAAAAATCATTACTAAGCTAGCTAATGAAACAAAATCTGCTGTGATCTACCTTAATGCAATTGGAGGTCAAGATGAGCTCATATTTGATGGTGGCTCTTTTGTTGTTAACAAACAAGCGAAACTTACTCATCAGTTATCATTTTTTAAAGAAGAAACAGCGATTATTGATGTTTTTTCAAAAGCAAACATTAATAATACTTTTTATAACAAAGAAGCACATTTATATGAGGCGCTTAAATTAGGACTTAGAGATTATGTAGTTAAGAATAATTTTAAAAGCATATTTATAGGTCTATCTGGTGGTATAGATTCTGCTTTGGTTCTAGCACTAGCAAATGACGTATTTGACAAAAGAGATATTACTGCTGTCATGATGCCTTCAGAATTTACCGCAAAAATAAGCATTATTGAATCTCGCAAAATGATTAAAAATATAGGTGTCAATTACAAAGAAATAGATATTCAATCCATTTTTAAGCTTTTTAGAGAAACATTATCAAGCGAATTTAAAAATAAGCCTTTTGATACAACTGAAGAAAATTTACAGGCTCGCATCAGGGGTGTTTTATTAATGGCTTTGTCTAATAAATTTAGTGGGCTTGTAATATCAACAAGTAATAAAAGTGAAACTGCTGTAGGTTATACAACCCTTTATGGGGATATGGTAGGAGGTTTTGCACTTCTTAAAGACGTCCCAAAAACATGGGTTTATAAATTAGCACATTATAGAAATTCAATATCAAACATCATTCCAAATGAAATCATTAAAAGACCGCCTACAGCTGAATTAAGGCATGGCCAACTTGATCAGAATAGCCTCCCTAAATATGAAATTCTTGATAAGATAATTGAGCTTTATGTTGAAAAAGATCTAGATATAGCGTCGATTGTAAAAAAAGGTTTTTCTAGTAAAAATGTGAATCGCGTTGTAAAGTTAATCAACAATAACGAATTTAAAAGAGCTCAAAGTCCCATAGGGCCGAAAATTACACATAGGGCGTTTGGTAAAGACAGAAGATACCCCATAACCTTTAAACATTAA
- a CDS encoding ankyrin repeat domain-containing protein yields MYKKTLLAFFLITSFFALIANAEESVNYLLTAASKGDLETVSAILESGGNPNTKDEDGVTALMYAARKDMDKIVALLIKKGASVNATESNGWTALMFAAKKNYIRSAQLLLDNGADPKIRDNDGWSAYGLAAISGFHNIVDLLIKRGIDPNNTNDAGQTVLMYASKNGDIKTIQTLLDHGADPNIVDKYKCSPLMYASREGNTDAVSLFIKRGVKIDYEDQFNWTALTWATKKNHLAVSKLLIVNGANIDRKDSDGTPIIHYAVANKSKEMIQLFIESKVNLKAKDRYGLTALVYALKAKNTEIVDLIKNAGGSY; encoded by the coding sequence TTGTATAAAAAAACTCTTCTCGCCTTTTTTCTAATCACTTCTTTTTTTGCCTTAATAGCGAATGCGGAAGAGTCGGTAAATTACCTTTTAACAGCAGCATCAAAAGGCGACCTTGAGACAGTTAGCGCTATTTTGGAAAGTGGTGGAAATCCAAACACTAAAGATGAAGATGGCGTCACAGCTCTAATGTATGCAGCAAGAAAAGATATGGATAAGATTGTGGCACTCTTAATTAAAAAAGGCGCATCAGTGAATGCAACTGAAAGTAACGGCTGGACTGCATTAATGTTTGCTGCAAAAAAAAATTATATACGATCAGCTCAGTTACTTTTAGATAATGGAGCAGATCCAAAAATAAGAGACAATGATGGATGGAGTGCTTATGGGCTAGCTGCGATATCAGGATTTCATAATATCGTAGATCTATTAATCAAACGCGGCATTGATCCCAATAACACCAACGATGCTGGTCAAACTGTTTTAATGTATGCCTCCAAAAACGGTGATATAAAAACAATTCAAACACTACTTGACCATGGTGCTGATCCAAATATCGTAGACAAATATAAATGTAGTCCTCTTATGTATGCTTCAAGAGAGGGGAATACAGATGCGGTAAGTCTTTTTATAAAGCGTGGTGTAAAAATTGATTATGAAGATCAGTTTAATTGGACAGCACTTACTTGGGCCACGAAAAAAAATCATTTGGCAGTTTCAAAACTTCTTATAGTAAATGGCGCTAATATTGACCGAAAAGACTCCGATGGCACGCCTATAATTCACTATGCTGTAGCAAATAAATCTAAGGAAATGATTCAACTTTTTATTGAATCAAAAGTTAATTTGAAAGCAAAAGATCGCTACGGATTGACAGCTCTTGTATATGCGCTCAAAGCTAAAAATACAGAAATTGTTGACCTTATTAAAAATGCGGGTGGCAGTTACTAA
- the sucD gene encoding succinate--CoA ligase subunit alpha codes for MSILINKSTRLICQGFTGKQGTFHSEQAITYGTKLVGGVTPGKGGTLHLNLPVFNTVRDAIKITGANASVIYVPPAFAADSIIEASEEGIEIIVCITEGIPIQDMINVKAAIRANQSKLIGPNCPGVITPGECKIGIMPGSIHLPGSIGIISKSGTLTYEAVQQTTMLGLGQSTCVGIGGDPIKGLNFIECLQMFEEDKNTQGIILVGEIGGSDEELAAEYIKQHIKKPIAGYIAGITAPEGKRMGHAGAIISQGSGLAIDKINALEKAGVSMSKSPADMGLTMQALLKK; via the coding sequence ATGTCTATTCTCATTAATAAATCTACCAGGCTTATTTGCCAAGGCTTTACTGGCAAACAAGGTACTTTTCACTCAGAGCAAGCAATTACCTATGGTACAAAATTAGTCGGTGGGGTTACGCCTGGCAAAGGTGGGACATTACATCTTAATTTACCTGTATTTAATACAGTGAGAGATGCTATTAAAATAACTGGGGCCAATGCATCAGTCATCTACGTTCCTCCCGCTTTCGCTGCAGATTCAATTATCGAAGCCTCTGAAGAAGGTATTGAAATTATTGTATGTATTACAGAGGGTATTCCAATACAAGATATGATTAATGTGAAGGCGGCTATTCGCGCTAACCAATCTAAACTGATTGGCCCTAATTGTCCTGGCGTTATAACACCAGGCGAATGTAAGATTGGGATTATGCCTGGAAGTATTCACTTGCCTGGATCCATTGGCATTATTTCAAAATCAGGCACATTAACTTACGAAGCTGTTCAACAAACAACAATGCTTGGATTAGGTCAAAGCACATGTGTTGGCATTGGTGGCGATCCCATCAAAGGACTCAATTTTATTGAATGCTTACAAATGTTTGAAGAAGATAAAAATACTCAGGGCATTATATTAGTTGGTGAAATTGGTGGTTCAGATGAAGAACTGGCTGCTGAATATATCAAACAACACATTAAAAAGCCTATTGCAGGTTATATTGCTGGCATTACAGCCCCTGAAGGAAAAAGAATGGGTCATGCGGGTGCTATCATTTCTCAAGGTTCTGGTCTTGCAATAGATAAAATTAACGCGCTAGAAAAAGCCGGTGTGAGCATGTCTAAGTCTCCTGCGGACATGGGGCTTACTATGCAAGCATTATTAAAAAAATAA
- the sucC gene encoding ADP-forming succinate--CoA ligase subunit beta: MNLHEYQAKQLIAKYGISVPKGIAIKSIEEVDQSIAQLESSSYVIKAQIHSGGRGKAGGIKIVTSKKEAVEAVNSLIHKKLVTYQNKPDGQPVNALLIEESCDIEKELYFSILVDRQSEKIVVIASSAGGMEIEEISKNNPEKIIRETCSPINGLMDYQSRNIAFALGLSNEMINDFVRFARSAFKAFIENNLALLEINPLVINSHKKIIALDCKINVDDNAFYKQRTLADLRDWSQNDSKEAEAFDAGLNYIALNGNIGCMVNGAGLAMATMDLIKLCGGEPANFLDVGGGATSETVAKAFKIILDDKNVQVVLVNIFGGIMRCDIIAEGIIAAIKEVGIKIPIVVRLEGTNVDIGKKLLQTSGLNIKAANTLTEAATIATSLIKK; encoded by the coding sequence ATGAATCTCCACGAATATCAGGCCAAACAATTAATTGCAAAATACGGCATTTCTGTGCCAAAAGGCATTGCAATTAAGTCTATAGAGGAGGTGGATCAATCGATAGCCCAACTTGAATCTTCTTCTTATGTTATCAAAGCCCAAATTCATTCGGGCGGTAGAGGTAAAGCAGGTGGCATTAAGATTGTAACTTCTAAGAAAGAAGCAGTTGAGGCTGTAAATTCGCTTATCCATAAAAAACTTGTTACTTATCAGAATAAACCAGATGGCCAACCTGTTAATGCTCTTCTTATAGAAGAGTCATGTGACATCGAAAAAGAATTATATTTTTCTATATTAGTTGATAGGCAGTCAGAAAAGATCGTCGTTATTGCATCTTCTGCAGGCGGTATGGAAATTGAGGAAATATCTAAAAATAACCCTGAAAAAATTATCAGAGAAACATGTAGTCCAATTAATGGCCTCATGGATTATCAATCTAGAAACATTGCCTTTGCATTAGGTTTGTCTAATGAAATGATTAATGATTTCGTTAGATTTGCTAGAAGTGCTTTTAAAGCTTTTATTGAAAATAATTTAGCCCTATTAGAAATTAATCCGCTCGTTATCAATTCCCATAAAAAAATTATTGCTCTCGACTGTAAAATAAATGTCGATGACAATGCTTTTTATAAACAAAGAACATTAGCTGATCTCCGTGATTGGTCACAAAACGACTCTAAAGAAGCCGAAGCTTTTGATGCTGGACTTAATTACATTGCACTTAATGGCAATATTGGTTGCATGGTCAATGGCGCAGGTCTTGCTATGGCTACGATGGATCTTATCAAACTCTGCGGTGGCGAACCTGCAAACTTTTTAGATGTGGGTGGTGGAGCTACTTCTGAAACAGTTGCCAAAGCTTTTAAAATTATTCTTGATGATAAAAATGTGCAGGTTGTCTTGGTTAATATTTTTGGTGGCATTATGCGATGCGATATTATTGCTGAAGGAATTATCGCTGCAATCAAAGAGGTTGGTATCAAAATTCCTATTGTCGTAAGATTAGAGGGCACCAATGTAGATATAGGTAAAAAACTTTTACAAACAAGCGGTTTAAATATTAAGGCCGCAAACACGCTTACCGAAGCGGCAACGATCGCAACTAGTCTCATCAAAAAATAA
- a CDS encoding ATP-grasp domain-containing protein, producing the protein MNLHEYQAKQLIAKYGISVPKGIAIKSIEEVDQSIAQLESSSYVIKAQIHSGGRGKAGGIKIVTSKKEAVEAVNSLIHKKLVTYQNKPDGQPVNALLIEESCDIEKEMSVESISITHRLNSLKAL; encoded by the coding sequence ATGAATCTCCACGAATATCAGGCCAAACAATTAATTGCAAAATACGGCATTTCTGTGCCAAAAGGCATTGCAATTAAGTCTATAGAGGAGGTGGATCAATCGATAGCCCAACTTGAATCTTCTTCTTATGTTATCAAAGCCCAAATTCATTCGGGCGGTAGAGGTAAAGCAGGTGGCATTAAGATTGTAACTTCTAAGAAAGAAGCAGTTGAGGCTGTAAATTCGCTTATCCATAAAAAACTTGTTACTTATCAGAATAAACCAGATGGCCAACCTGTTAATGCTCTTCTTATAGAAGAGTCATGTGACATCGAAAAAGAAATGAGTGTTGAATCCATATCCATCACGCATAGGCTAAATTCACTTAAAGCTCTGTAA
- the serB gene encoding phosphoserine phosphatase SerB encodes MKLLVQSSYSLQSHLTEISEILGQVTAAPYLLINDNAAIYEIESDLPVDLKKQIHLKQVDFAVLDNYRALSEFSLCVMDMDSTLISIECIDEIADMCGKKQDVALITKSAMMGEIDFSQSLIKRVSLLEGLGEEMLLKVIEERLKFNDGTQAWIEACRKNNVTTVLVSGGFDYFADYVKNKLGIDIAISNQLEIKDKRLTGKVLGRIVNDEVKAQVVRDFQTKLSIDKSNTIVIGDGANDLKMLAEAQYSIAYHAKPIVQEKARFKLNHSDFKGVLNLFKL; translated from the coding sequence ATGAAATTATTAGTCCAGTCTTCATATAGTCTCCAAAGTCATTTAACAGAAATCTCTGAAATTTTAGGCCAAGTGACAGCTGCTCCTTATTTGCTTATCAATGATAATGCTGCCATATATGAGATTGAATCGGACTTGCCAGTAGATTTAAAAAAACAGATTCATCTTAAGCAAGTAGATTTTGCAGTTTTAGATAATTACAGAGCTTTAAGTGAATTTAGCCTATGCGTGATGGATATGGATTCAACACTCATCTCAATTGAATGTATTGATGAAATTGCAGATATGTGCGGCAAAAAACAAGATGTAGCTTTAATTACTAAAAGTGCCATGATGGGCGAAATTGATTTTTCACAAAGCCTAATTAAGCGCGTTTCTTTATTGGAAGGACTTGGAGAGGAGATGCTCCTCAAAGTGATAGAAGAAAGATTAAAGTTTAATGACGGCACTCAGGCATGGATTGAAGCTTGTCGCAAAAATAATGTTACAACAGTTCTTGTATCAGGCGGCTTTGATTATTTTGCAGATTATGTTAAGAATAAATTAGGGATTGATATTGCTATTTCTAATCAACTTGAAATTAAAGATAAGAGGCTGACTGGTAAAGTATTAGGTCGAATCGTCAATGATGAAGTAAAAGCTCAAGTTGTAAGAGATTTTCAAACAAAACTCAGCATCGACAAATCAAATACAATCGTGATTGGTGATGGGGCGAATGATTTAAAGATGTTAGCTGAAGCCCAATACAGTATTGCGTATCACGCCAAGCCTATTGTTCAAGAAAAAGCACGATTTAAATTAAATCACTCAGACTTCAAAGGTGTATTAAATCTTTTTAAGCTTTAA
- a CDS encoding ferritin-like domain-containing protein — protein sequence MELRANCLKALAINDLNEKLNRVKDIYESFKSYQVAIDSKADIQSSYHLPGAPLKPQIVPPRLVEKRSASTEHGKLIFIHALAHIEFNAINLALDIIWRFKDLPGQFYSDWLQIAYEEHTHFNLLNDYLKKFDLSYGSFNAHNSLWEMADRTSHDLIHRLALIPKTMEARGLDVTPPIIEKFKQQKDDDIASILQTIYEEEIHHVSIGNIWYRWACESQNLNPHETYKKLLVSYDVKLNYQKLNKEARYRAGFLKEELI from the coding sequence ATGGAGTTAAGAGCTAATTGCCTAAAAGCTCTTGCTATAAACGATTTAAATGAGAAATTAAATCGAGTTAAAGATATATATGAATCTTTTAAGTCTTATCAAGTGGCGATTGATTCAAAAGCCGATATTCAAAGTAGTTATCATTTACCAGGCGCACCCTTAAAACCTCAAATTGTTCCTCCGAGACTTGTTGAAAAAAGATCTGCCTCTACTGAGCATGGGAAATTAATATTCATTCATGCATTAGCCCATATTGAATTTAATGCGATTAATTTAGCGCTTGATATTATTTGGCGCTTTAAAGACCTTCCAGGTCAATTCTATAGTGACTGGCTTCAAATTGCTTATGAAGAACATACGCACTTCAACTTACTGAATGACTATCTTAAAAAATTTGATTTAAGCTATGGCAGCTTCAATGCACACAACAGTCTTTGGGAAATGGCTGATCGAACAAGTCATGACTTAATTCATCGATTAGCGCTCATTCCTAAAACAATGGAAGCAAGAGGCCTGGATGTAACGCCCCCAATTATCGAAAAATTTAAGCAGCAAAAAGATGATGATATTGCATCTATTCTACAAACTATTTATGAAGAAGAAATTCATCATGTATCTATCGGAAATATTTGGTATCGTTGGGCATGTGAGTCTCAAAACCTAAACCCACATGAAACGTATAAAAAATTGCTGGTGTCTTATGATGTTAAATTGAATTACCAAAAATTAAATAAAGAAGCGCGTTACAGAGCAGGCTTTTTAAAAGAAGAGCTTATTTAA
- a CDS encoding SMP-30/gluconolactonase/LRE family protein encodes MKNLRVFLILLLTLFTVPSKAHDSLNVISGFTSPESVVQDAKGNIYVSEIGEFNKDSDGKITRISIDGKLSTFASGMDDPKGLTFIGKSLYVTDKNRVLKVDPDGKWAVFGSTMAFPQTPVFFNDITSDEAGNLYVSDSGNLKTGGAIFKIAKDRKVTVILNENTPEILAPNGLLVVKNDLYEVDFASGILYKINLKTKSILKVAEGFGGGDGLIKSGDSFFISDWKNGKIFKLQRNKVTLYKEGFTAAADIALSYDKKSIITPDMKAGSVTLVPIQ; translated from the coding sequence ATGAAAAATTTGCGTGTATTTTTAATATTATTATTAACCCTTTTTACTGTCCCATCAAAAGCACATGATTCACTAAATGTAATCTCAGGGTTTACAAGTCCTGAGTCAGTGGTTCAAGATGCTAAGGGAAATATTTATGTCTCTGAGATCGGTGAATTTAATAAGGATAGTGATGGAAAAATTACGCGTATTTCAATTGATGGCAAACTTTCAACATTTGCAAGTGGTATGGACGATCCTAAAGGCTTAACTTTTATTGGTAAGTCTCTATATGTAACAGACAAGAATAGAGTTTTGAAGGTTGACCCCGATGGAAAATGGGCAGTATTTGGAAGCACTATGGCATTTCCTCAAACGCCTGTCTTTTTTAATGATATCACTTCAGATGAAGCTGGAAATTTATATGTAAGCGATAGCGGCAACCTTAAAACAGGTGGCGCCATTTTTAAAATTGCTAAGGATAGAAAAGTTACTGTAATTCTCAATGAGAATACACCTGAAATTTTAGCGCCGAATGGCCTTTTAGTTGTTAAAAATGATCTATACGAAGTAGATTTTGCAAGCGGCATTCTATATAAAATTAATTTGAAAACAAAATCCATCTTGAAAGTTGCTGAAGGCTTTGGTGGTGGCGATGGTTTAATTAAATCTGGGGATAGTTTCTTTATTAGTGACTGGAAAAACGGAAAGATTTTTAAATTACAGCGTAACAAGGTCACGTTATATAAAGAAGGTTTTACAGCTGCTGCTGACATAGCACTTTCTTATGATAAAAAATCAATTATCACTCCGGACATGAAAGCTGGTTCCGTAACCCTCGTTCCAATTCAATAA
- a CDS encoding ankyrin repeat domain-containing protein: MNKFLKTTLTLILLTFSMQLFALTDAEGIEFSGAVNEGKLSIVKKYVEVKKVDINATYFAWSPLLMAAAKGQFQVLKYLAEHGADLNYTHPITKMNAFHHAAFDGRTEIVKYLASKGADLNKKMNGGVSIIRVVKQEKGDQKMVDLLLSLGVSEEGCEDKCL, from the coding sequence ATGAATAAATTTTTAAAAACAACACTTACACTAATTTTACTCACTTTCTCAATGCAACTTTTTGCATTAACAGATGCAGAAGGAATCGAATTTTCAGGCGCAGTGAATGAAGGCAAACTATCTATCGTTAAAAAATATGTTGAAGTAAAAAAAGTAGATATCAATGCAACTTACTTTGCATGGAGCCCCCTTCTTATGGCGGCGGCTAAAGGTCAATTTCAAGTGCTCAAATATTTAGCAGAGCATGGCGCTGATCTTAATTACACTCATCCAATTACTAAAATGAATGCATTTCATCATGCTGCTTTTGACGGTAGAACTGAGATCGTTAAATACCTTGCATCCAAGGGCGCTGATCTTAATAAAAAAATGAATGGTGGTGTATCTATTATCCGTGTGGTGAAACAAGAAAAAGGTGATCAAAAAATGGTCGACTTACTTCTTTCTTTAGGTGTAAGTGAAGAAGGCTGCGAAGATAAGTGTCTTTAA